The Trichoderma atroviride chromosome 5, complete sequence genome contains a region encoding:
- a CDS encoding uncharacterized protein (EggNog:ENOG41~TransMembrane:1 (i29-48o)) — protein sequence MTLPHDHFAPKGHFNENPKHPAGHIVSKAKLLVIALAATSVFVLAIIWPNLLPRFPLGYSADRQFIYGLRACESLTADVLNITLYQDVPLAPPVLPPSHAASDGEAIIELFQNLSRTTTWKSIANISFEGDTFEPEGLVRLGPDRFVVSSGEYTELTKKYPHPINGTDRTPGKGFAHLMVYNGNGERIADATITNEDATEYHNGGIDYDGRSIWGTISQYRPNSTAYVYKADPFSLRPKTILRHNDHLGGIVHDTVSNSLTALNWGSQAALTWALSQIVPDDCSIQKPQFMVRNPSYFVDYQDCKWLGQSKFYDGASVMLCSGVAALDGKYHLGGIALVDAKTMSPLAEVPIMLHSALGVRMTQNPVDVSVEDGKLRFYWLPDQRNSTLYVYEAE from the coding sequence ATGACTCTCCCTCATGATCATTTTGCGCCCAAGGGCCATTTTAACGAGAATCCGAAGCATCCGGCTGGCCATATCGTCTCAAAAGCGAAGCTTTTAGTAATCGCCCTTGCAGCTACATCAGTCTTCGttctcgccatcatctggcCCAATTTGCTTCCCAGATTTCCTCTCGGATATTCTGCTGATAGACAGTTCATCTATGGACTCAGAGCGTGTGAATCTCTCACAGCTGATGTTCTAAACATCACGCTCTATCAAGACGTGCCCTTGGCGCCGCCAGTACTCCCGCCTTCACATGCAGCATCGGATGGAGAGGCGATCATTGAGCTGTTTCAAAATCTTAGCAGGACAACAACCTGGAAAAGCATTGCAAATATCAGCTTCGAGGGAGATACTTTTGAGCCCGAAGGCCTAGTCCGTCTTGGTCCGGATCGCTTCGTAGTGAGCAGCGGAGAGTATACCGAGTTGACAAAGAAGTACCCGCATCCCATCAACGGAACAGATCGGACACCAGGGAAAGGATTCGCTCATCTGATGGTGTATAATGGCAACGGAGAGCGCATTGCTGATGCCACTATTACAAATGAAGACGCGACAGAATATCACAATGGTGGAATCGACTATGATGGGCGCTCAATCTGGGGCACGATCTCGCAGTATCGACCAAACAGCACGGCATACGTTTACAAAGCCGACCCATTCAGCTTGAGACCCAAAACTATTCTGCGCCACAATGATCATCTGGGTGGTATTGTTCACGATACCgtcagcaacagcctcacAGCGCTTAATTGGGGAAGCCAAGCAGCGCTCACTTGGGCTCTGAGCCAGATAGTACCAGACGACTGCTCTATTCAGAAACCACAATTCATGGTCCGGAACCCTAGCTATTTTGTAGACTACCAAGACTGCAAATGGCTGGGCCAAAGCAAATTTTACGACGGCGCCAGTGTGATGCTTTGCTCCGGTGTGGCCGCCTTGGACGGAAAATACCACCTTGGTGGCATTGCGCTGGTTGATGCAAAAACGATGAGCCCATTGGCCGAAGTACCGATAATGCTTCACAGCGCTCTTGGAGTAAGAATGACGCAGAATCCTGTGGATGTGAgcgtggaagatggaaaattGAGGTTTTACTGGCTTCCAGATCAGAGGAACAGTACGCTGTATGTGTATGAAGCTGAATAA